Genomic window (Candidatus Gastranaerophilales bacterium):
TTCTGAAGTTGCTATCATTTTTATATTGATATCAACGTCTGCCAAAGCCTTAAACATAGCCGCCGCAATACCAGGTCTGTCTACCATTCCTGCACCTACGATAGATACTTTAGAAATATCTTTGTCGACATATAATTCGCCAGCTTTGAGTTCGGATTTGACATTATTCATAATTTCCATAGTAGTGTCCAAATCTTTTTCATCAACCGTAAAAGCTATGTCATTAGTTTGATTAGCTCTCGCATAAGATTGAATAATCATATCAACACTTATATTGTTTTCGGCAAGAACGCTGAATATTTTAGCAGAAGTTCCCGGAGCATCCGGTACCTCTGAAATAACGATTCGGACTTGAGAAGAGTCTGCAGCAACGCCTGCCACGGGTCTATATATTTCCATATTTTCAACTCCTATAATTAATGTGCCTAAATTGTCTAACTCAAATGAACTGCGAACTCTAATTGGAACTTGGAACTGTTTTGCAGTTTCAACAGAACGAGGATGCAAAACATTCGCCCCTACTCTGGCAAGTTCTAGCATTTCTTCATAAGAAACGACGTCGAGCTTTTCAGCATTCGCAACAATTCTTGGGTCTGTAGTATAAATACCCTCTACATCGGTATAAATATCGCATCTTTCTGCGTTCAAGGCAGCAGCAATAGCAACAGCAGAAGTATCAGAGCCGCCACGACCCAATGTCGTAATTTCCCCATCAGGTGTAACTCCTTGAAAGCCTGCTACTACTATTATTTTACCTTCTTTAATATGTCTTTCCAATTTATCGGTTTTAATATCAACAATTCTTGCTTTTGTATGAATACATTCTGTTATAATACCAACTTGTTGAGCATTCATACTTATAGCATCATAGCCATGTGATTGAATTGCCATCGTCAACAAAGCAATAGAAACTTGTTCTCCTGTAGATAAAAGCATATCCATTTCACGAGAACTGGGAGTTTCTGCAACTTCTTTTGCAAGTTTTACCAGATAATCCGTAGTATGTCCCATTGCTGAAACAACAACTACTACATCGTTACCATTTTTCTTTTCTTTAATAACGGCGGACGCAACATTGTGTATTTTTTGGGCGTCTGCGACAGAGGTTCCGCCAAACTTTTGTACAATTATGCTCACTTTTTTCTTAATGCCTCTCGCTTGTTTTTAATGTTTCCAGTATTTTTGTGTTTTCTTTTTCCCAAGCAGCTTCCTCAGGATAGTGGTCGATAACTTTATTGCAACACTCAATTGCAGTGTTTATATTGTAATCCGAAGGTGAAAGTTGTGCAAGATTCGTATAGATGATTGCACTAATATGCAAAAATTCTTGCGTATTTCTTTTTTCATCAGATATATCTTGAATGAGCCCAAGTGCTTCGTGGGGACGCTTTAAGCCCAACAAGGCTTCTGCTTTTACATATTTTGCTGCTAAAAAATTGTTATCAATTGTTAAGCAATAATCTGATTTTTCAATAGACTCTTTAAACAATTTCAGTTTTAACAAAGCAAGCGAGTACATGAAATTTATCTTGGAGGATTTTGGCTCCAATTGGTAGGCGTGTCTGATTTTTCTAATAGCATCTCGGTCGTTGCCCGTTTCCATCAATAGATTAGAATAATTGAGCAATGCTTCAATATGGTCGGGTAAATATTCAAGAGTTGTCTCATAATATTCCATGCTTTTTTTGATATCTCTTAAATGATAGTAGCAATTTGCGATGTAAAAATACAAAAATGACGATTTTCTTGAAAGTTTTACAGCTGACAAAAACTTGTTTAATGCATTTTCATACTCTTGTTTTTTGTATAAACAAAGCCCGATATTTGCAATAGCGTCAGCGTTTTTCTCTTCAGTTTCTAAAATCTTTTCAAATATTTTCATTGCTTCATCAATGTTATTTTCTTTCATGAAGCAAATCCCTAAGTGCATTAATACTATATTATTAGTTGGGGCGATTTGAAGTGCAGTATAGAATTTTTCTTTAGCTTCTTTTATCAAATTAAAGTTTTGAAGGGCAATCCCCCATGAAATATAAAATTGGGGTGTTAAATGTTCATTATTTTGGGCTTTTTCATATATAGAAAGACATTCGTCTTGTTTTTTCAGCATCATCATTGA
Coding sequences:
- a CDS encoding DUF3808 domain-containing protein; the protein is MKNFIKTIFKTIKKLDKYTTDYKKRTAVVELPSLAYVNWGIYLANKNEFDKAIEKFETSIAMAQQTPSAYLNLGIVYAKKCQYEKAIENFRKTLKLDAKNVRAYSLWGTALVEMGQYKESEYFFKKAKEIDSGNPEVYVNYGVALARQEKREKAKEMFKFALFYDPTNYHALYLWGILLFETENYDESIEKFDAVLELYPVHPQAFYYKGLAFFKLGNYKVAYNEAKKAHEILPIGIESQLLMAESMMMLKKQDECLSIYEKAQNNEHLTPQFYISWGIALQNFNLIKEAKEKFYTALQIAPTNNIVLMHLGICFMKENNIDEAMKIFEKILETEEKNADAIANIGLCLYKKQEYENALNKFLSAVKLSRKSSFLYFYIANCYYHLRDIKKSMEYYETTLEYLPDHIEALLNYSNLLMETGNDRDAIRKIRHAYQLEPKSSKINFMYSLALLKLKLFKESIEKSDYCLTIDNNFLAAKYVKAEALLGLKRPHEALGLIQDISDEKRNTQEFLHISAIIYTNLAQLSPSDYNINTAIECCNKVIDHYPEEAAWEKENTKILETLKTSERH
- a CDS encoding aspartate kinase; protein product: MSIIVQKFGGTSVADAQKIHNVASAVIKEKKNGNDVVVVVSAMGHTTDYLVKLAKEVAETPSSREMDMLLSTGEQVSIALLTMAIQSHGYDAISMNAQQVGIITECIHTKARIVDIKTDKLERHIKEGKIIVVAGFQGVTPDGEITTLGRGGSDTSAVAIAAALNAERCDIYTDVEGIYTTDPRIVANAEKLDVVSYEEMLELARVGANVLHPRSVETAKQFQVPIRVRSSFELDNLGTLIIGVENMEIYRPVAGVAADSSQVRIVISEVPDAPGTSAKIFSVLAENNISVDMIIQSYARANQTNDIAFTVDEKDLDTTMEIMNNVKSELKAGELYVDKDISKVSIVGAGMVDRPGIAAAMFKALADVDINIKMIATSEIKISCLVEKEMANDAIKVLCKEFNLQTDEVAVVHGDLPNV